One window of Trifolium pratense cultivar HEN17-A07 linkage group LG5, ARS_RC_1.1, whole genome shotgun sequence genomic DNA carries:
- the LOC123887025 gene encoding ATP-dependent DNA helicase PIF1-like isoform X2, whose product MEAAKRRWERKKIIILKRQRIVSGSKSSTNPPEQKKLRRSDIFGEIHGKIDNPSTDVEGSEIEPTKNNDQIQEAPSDPLAEYMEFNRFLKSEKQDFTASPESVKNSCLIEIEKLLRLNGKTLKDYACMPYVDFSELGVFENILLANELMYDKVDMLAKHKEYYSNLNFSQKAAYDCIVNAVNGESGGFFFVDGYGGTGKTYLWRALSFRFRSESKIVLNVASSGIASLLLPGGRTAHSQFAIPLVLNESSCCNVKQGSVKAELLQQAGLIIWDEAPMINKWALEALDRTLRDIMRFECANSMDRPFGGKTVVLGGDFRQILPVIPKGSRADTVHATINSSRLWQHCVVLKLTENMRLQFASDDVENENIKRFAKWILNIGDGKLGEDNDGEATIEMFQDILIQRSVNPIEDIVEATYPNFLDNLFNAKFFEDRAILAPTLEVVEKVNNFVMSLMPGEEKTYLSCDSVCKVDVDASVNHYWLTTEFLNEIQCSGLPNHKLILKRGVPVILMKNIDLSSGLCNGTRLIVDELGVNVIGARIITGNHVGDKVFIPRMNLVSSDGSIPVKFQRLQFPLSLCFAMTINKSQGQTLSHVGLYFPRSVFAHDQLYVAVSRVKSLNGLKVLIADDYGEWSTSTKNVVYSEVFQKI is encoded by the exons AAATAGAACCAACAAAGAACAATGATCAAATTCAAGAGGCTCCCTCTGATCCCTTGGCTGAGTACATGGAGTTTAACCGCTTTTTAAAAAGCGAGAAACAAG ATTTCACAGCTTCTCCTGAAAGTgttaaaaattcatgtttgattgAGATCGAGAAACTTTTGCGTTTGAATGGGAAAACGTTAAAAGATTATGCTTGTATGCCATATGTGGATTTTTCAGAATTAGGTGTGTTTGAAAATATCTTGTTGGCGAATGAATTAATGTACGATAAGGTTGATATGCTCGCCAAGCATAAAGAATATTATTCAAACTTGAATTTTTCTCAGAAGGCTGCCTATGATTGTATTGTCAATGCTGTTAATGGGGAATCAGGtggttttttctttgttgatgGATATGGAGGTACCGGTAAAACTTATTTATGGAGAGCTTTATCCTTTAGATTTCGTTCAGAAAGTAAGATTGTTCTTAATGTTGCATCCAGTGGCATTGCATCTTTGTTATTGCCCGGAGGTAGAACCGCACATTCTCAATTTGCAATACCATTAGTGTTGAATGAGAGTTCATGTTGTAATGTAAAACAAGGAAGTGTGAAGGCAGAATTGTTGCAACAAGCAGGTCTAATTATTTGGGATGAAGCTCCGATGATCAATAAATGGGCCTTAGAAGCATTGGACAGGACACTAAGGGATATCATGAGATTTGAATGTGCAAATAGTATGGATCGACCTTTTGGTGGGAAAACTGTTGTTTTGGGCGGTGATTTTCGACAAATTTTGCCGGTTATTCCTAAGGGAAGTCGTGCTGATACTGTTCATGCAACTATCAACTCATCTCGATTATGGCAACATTGCGTAGTTTTGAAATTAACAGAAAATATGAGGTTACAATTTGCTTCAGATGATgtggaaaatgaaaatattaaaagGTTTGCCAAGTGGATTTTAAACATAGGAGATGGAAAATTAGGTGAAGATAATGATGGTGAGGCTACTATTGAAATGTTTCAAGACATATTAATTCAAAGGTCAGTTAATCCTATTGAAGACATTGTGGAAGCAACTTATCCAAATTTTCTTGATAATTTGTTTAATGCAAAGTTCTTTGAGGATAGGGCTATACTTGCACCAACATTGGAAGTTGTTGAAAAGGTGAATAATTTTGTTATGTCATTAATGCCCGGGGAAGAGAAGACATATCTTAGTTGTGATTCAGTTTGTAAGGTTGATGTGGATGCTAGTGTAAATCATTATTGGTTGACCACTGAGTTTTTAAATGAGATTCAATGTTCAGGACTCCCTAATcataaattgattttgaaaagaGGAGTTCCTGTTATATTGATGAAGAATATCGACTTGTCATCGGGTCTATGTAATGGAACTAGGCTTATTGTTGATGAGTTAGGAGTGAATGTAATTGGTGCTAGAATTATTACTGGAAATCATGttggagataaggttttcattCCAAGAATGAATTTGGTGTCATCAGATGGAAGTATCCCAGTTAAATTTCAACGTCTACAGTTTCCATTATCACTTTGTTTTGCAATGACTATTAATAAAAGTCAGGGTCAGACCTTGTCACATGTTGGATTGTATTTCCCACGTTCTGTCTTTGCACATGATCAGTTGTATGTTGCCGTGTCTAGAGTAAAGTCTCTAAATGGATTAAAAGTCTTGATTGCTGATGATTATGGTGAATGGTCAACTAGTACCAAGAATGTTGTATACAGTGAAGTATTCCAAAAAATATAA
- the LOC123887025 gene encoding uncharacterized protein LOC123887025 isoform X1, whose translation MVDEYNVVAKSYRRVRDCLEQTQNAKVTLRLLRHRSTNERANNIPSMDEFAALIVGDCDSSDTGKDIILHSQNGQLQRIPEFHASYMPLQYPLLFPYGEDGFHEKIPLTISYLDSITRKRVPVSLREFIAFRIQEREIEQSIILKSRRLFQQFIVDSYSIIESQRLSFIRSNQRKIRSEFLSGIEEAVNRGDVKPSSIGSRVVLPSSFVGGRRNIFNNCQDAMAVCNKFGYPDLFLTMTCNPNWLEIQRFVHEKGMHVNDRPDIACRVFQLKLNDMMADFKKGEFFGKVIASMYTIEFQKRGLPHAHILLWLDSTDKLNTMSLVDSKICAEIPNKELFPKLYSVVSNFMVHGPCGVSHQDSPCMKDGRCSKFYPKKFATQTSIDEKGYPIYKRQDSGATIIKKDTILDNRSVVPYNPNLLMKYQAHINIEYCNKSNSIKYLFKHINKGVDKVTMIANARDKDGVDEINQYYDCRYLSPCESVWRIFAFDIHYRWPPVQRLTFHLPRQQNVIFSDSERLDEVVDRTKDKGTMFLSWMDANKKYIEGRQLTYAEFPMFFVFSSDEMEWRPRQQGQSIGRLNFVPPGTRNLYYLRLLLNVQVGCTSYEDIRTVDGHIYPTFREACGAMRMLADDQEFINGIKEVLALGSGFHSRKLFAILLLTSSMSDPLFVWEQTWEILSNGIMNGKDFTASPESVKNSCLIEIEKLLRLNGKTLKDYACMPYVDFSELGVFENILLANELMYDKVDMLAKHKEYYSNLNFSQKAAYDCIVNAVNGESGGFFFVDGYGGTGKTYLWRALSFRFRSESKIVLNVASSGIASLLLPGGRTAHSQFAIPLVLNESSCCNVKQGSVKAELLQQAGLIIWDEAPMINKWALEALDRTLRDIMRFECANSMDRPFGGKTVVLGGDFRQILPVIPKGSRADTVHATINSSRLWQHCVVLKLTENMRLQFASDDVENENIKRFAKWILNIGDGKLGEDNDGEATIEMFQDILIQRSVNPIEDIVEATYPNFLDNLFNAKFFEDRAILAPTLEVVEKVNNFVMSLMPGEEKTYLSCDSVCKVDVDASVNHYWLTTEFLNEIQCSGLPNHKLILKRGVPVILMKNIDLSSGLCNGTRLIVDELGVNVIGARIITGNHVGDKVFIPRMNLVSSDGSIPVKFQRLQFPLSLCFAMTINKSQGQTLSHVGLYFPRSVFAHDQLYVAVSRVKSLNGLKVLIADDYGEWSTSTKNVVYSEVFQKI comes from the exons ATGGTCGATGAGTACAATGTAGTGGCAAAGTCTTATCGACGTGTAAGAGATTGTTTAGAGCAAACCCAAAATGCGAAAGTTACCTTACGTCTTCTTAGACACCGGTCTACTAATGAACGAGCAAACAACATTCCCTCAATGGATGAGTTTGCTGCTCTTATTGTAGGAGATTGTGATTCCTCTGATACCGGTAAAGACATAATTTTGCATTCGCAAAATGGTCAACTACAAAGAATACCTGAATTTCATGCTAGCTATATGCCTTTACAATATCCATTGTTATTTCCGTATGGAGAGGATGGTTTTCATGAAAAAATTCCTTTGACCATATCTTATTTGGACTCAATCACTAGAAAGAGAGTGCCTGTGTCTTTGAGAGAATTCATTGCTTTTAGGATTCAAGAAAGAGAGATTGAACAGTCCATTATTCTTAAAAGTCGACGATTGTTTCAACAATTTATTGTGGACTCTTATTCGATAATTGAATCACAAAGGTTGTCGTTCATCAGATccaatcaaagaaaaattagatcTGAGTTTCTTAGTGGAATTGAGGAAGCAGTGAATCGCGGAGATGTGAAACCATCTTCCATAGGATCACGAGTTGTATTGCCAAGTTCATTTGTTGGTGGTCGAAGAAACATATTTAACAATTGTCAAGATGCAATGGCCGTATGTAACAAGTTTGGGTATCCAGATTTATTCTTGACAATGACATGTAACCCAAATTGGTTAGAAATTCAACGTTTCGTTCATGAAAAAGGCATGCATGTAAATGATCGTCCAGATATTGCATGCAGAGTTTTTCAATTGAAGTTAAACGATATGATGGCCGACTTCAAAAAGGGCGAATTTTTTGGGAAAGTGATAGCAA GCATGTATACGATTGAATTTCAAAAGAGAGGGTTACCGCATGCACACATTTTATTGTGGTTGGATTCAACTGATAAGTTGAATACAATGAGTTTGGTAGACTCGAAGATATGTGCAGAGATACCAAACAAGGAGTTGTTCCCAAAGTTGTACTCAGTTGTTAGTAATTTCATGGTACATGGACCGTGTGGTGTTAGTCATCAGGATTCACCTTGCATGAAAGATGGTAGATGCTCTAAATTTTACCCAAAAAAGTTTGCGACGCAAACATCAATTGATGAAAAAGGGTATCCGATATACAAACGCCAAGATTCAGGGGCCACTATTATAAAGAAGGACACTATATTGGATAATAGAAGTGTCGTTCCTTATAATCCAAATCTGTTGATGAAGTATCAGGCTCACATTAACATTGAGTATTGTAATAAGTCTAAcagtataaaatatttgtttaaacatattaataaaGGAGTTGACAAGGTGACGATGATAGCTAATGCTCGCGATAAGGATGGTGTGGATGAAATAAATCAATATTATGATTGTCGGTATTTATCACCTTGTGAGTCTGTTTGGAGAATTTTTGCCTTTGATATTCATTATCGATGGCCTCCAGTACAACGACTCACTTTTCATCTACCGAGACAACAAAATGTCATTTTTAGTGATTCAGAAAGACTAGATGAGGTTGTGGATAGAACTAAGGACAAAGGCACAATGTTTCTCAGTTGGATGGATGCAAATAAGAAATATATCGAGGGCAGACAGTTAACATATGCCGAGTTTccaatgttttttgttttctcatCAGATGAAATGGAATGGCGACCTCGCCAACAAGGTCAGTCAATTGGAAGATTGAACTTTGTTCCTCCTGGAACTAGAAACCTGTATTATTTGAGATTGTTGCTAAATGTTCAAGTGGGATGCACAAGTTATGAGGACATTAGAACTGTTGACGGTCATATTTATCCCACTTTTCGAGAAGCATGTGGTGCAATGCGTATGTTAGCGGATGACCAAGAATTTATTAATGGTATTAAGGAAGTATTAGCCTTAGGTTCTGGATTTCATTCGCGGAAATTATTTGCTATTTTGTTGTTGACAAGTTCAATGAGTGATCCATTGTTTGTTTGGGAGCAGACATGGGAAATCTTATCAAATGGGATTATGAATGGAAAAG ATTTCACAGCTTCTCCTGAAAGTgttaaaaattcatgtttgattgAGATCGAGAAACTTTTGCGTTTGAATGGGAAAACGTTAAAAGATTATGCTTGTATGCCATATGTGGATTTTTCAGAATTAGGTGTGTTTGAAAATATCTTGTTGGCGAATGAATTAATGTACGATAAGGTTGATATGCTCGCCAAGCATAAAGAATATTATTCAAACTTGAATTTTTCTCAGAAGGCTGCCTATGATTGTATTGTCAATGCTGTTAATGGGGAATCAGGtggttttttctttgttgatgGATATGGAGGTACCGGTAAAACTTATTTATGGAGAGCTTTATCCTTTAGATTTCGTTCAGAAAGTAAGATTGTTCTTAATGTTGCATCCAGTGGCATTGCATCTTTGTTATTGCCCGGAGGTAGAACCGCACATTCTCAATTTGCAATACCATTAGTGTTGAATGAGAGTTCATGTTGTAATGTAAAACAAGGAAGTGTGAAGGCAGAATTGTTGCAACAAGCAGGTCTAATTATTTGGGATGAAGCTCCGATGATCAATAAATGGGCCTTAGAAGCATTGGACAGGACACTAAGGGATATCATGAGATTTGAATGTGCAAATAGTATGGATCGACCTTTTGGTGGGAAAACTGTTGTTTTGGGCGGTGATTTTCGACAAATTTTGCCGGTTATTCCTAAGGGAAGTCGTGCTGATACTGTTCATGCAACTATCAACTCATCTCGATTATGGCAACATTGCGTAGTTTTGAAATTAACAGAAAATATGAGGTTACAATTTGCTTCAGATGATgtggaaaatgaaaatattaaaagGTTTGCCAAGTGGATTTTAAACATAGGAGATGGAAAATTAGGTGAAGATAATGATGGTGAGGCTACTATTGAAATGTTTCAAGACATATTAATTCAAAGGTCAGTTAATCCTATTGAAGACATTGTGGAAGCAACTTATCCAAATTTTCTTGATAATTTGTTTAATGCAAAGTTCTTTGAGGATAGGGCTATACTTGCACCAACATTGGAAGTTGTTGAAAAGGTGAATAATTTTGTTATGTCATTAATGCCCGGGGAAGAGAAGACATATCTTAGTTGTGATTCAGTTTGTAAGGTTGATGTGGATGCTAGTGTAAATCATTATTGGTTGACCACTGAGTTTTTAAATGAGATTCAATGTTCAGGACTCCCTAATcataaattgattttgaaaagaGGAGTTCCTGTTATATTGATGAAGAATATCGACTTGTCATCGGGTCTATGTAATGGAACTAGGCTTATTGTTGATGAGTTAGGAGTGAATGTAATTGGTGCTAGAATTATTACTGGAAATCATGttggagataaggttttcattCCAAGAATGAATTTGGTGTCATCAGATGGAAGTATCCCAGTTAAATTTCAACGTCTACAGTTTCCATTATCACTTTGTTTTGCAATGACTATTAATAAAAGTCAGGGTCAGACCTTGTCACATGTTGGATTGTATTTCCCACGTTCTGTCTTTGCACATGATCAGTTGTATGTTGCCGTGTCTAGAGTAAAGTCTCTAAATGGATTAAAAGTCTTGATTGCTGATGATTATGGTGAATGGTCAACTAGTACCAAGAATGTTGTATACAGTGAAGTATTCCAAAAAATATAA
- the LOC123885731 gene encoding serine acetyltransferase 1, chloroplastic-like — translation MIVHVLGRTLTSSLYKTSPFTQNPIQFKPIFLLPLKFQTLIPIHPFSSSSMATCIDSSSPPISRKPNVSHHQPDDCSFNFAKFCRPTFSDHVSSVPISMNHEKTLQTKTIVDDFQHLDVNDDVKNDVENDVGVGVFDDVEDDLWLKIQEEARLDLDKELILSSYYFSSILSHKSLESALCNQLSIHLSNLSLSSTTLFELFMSILNNDEDIISAVKDDLKAVKERDPACISYAHCLLNFKGFLAIQAHRVAHKLWLQGRKVLALLIQNRVSEVFAVDIHPGAMIGRGILLDHATGVVVGETAVIGNNVAILHNVTLGGTGKNCGDRHPKIGDGVLIGAGTCILGNIKIGDGAKIGAGSVVLKDVPPRTTAVGNPAKLIGGKDNPIMLDKAPSFTMDHTSWSDYVI, via the coding sequence ATGATTGTTCATGTTCTAGGTCGCACCCTCACTTCATCTTTATATAAGACTTCTCCTTTCACTCAAAATCCAATTCAATTCAAACCCATTTTTCTTCTTCCCCTAAAGTTTCAAACTTTAATCCCAATTCatcctttttcttcttcttccatggCTACTTGTATTGATTCTTCATCCCCTCCTATTTCTCGTAAACCTAATGTTTCTCATCATCAACCTGATGATTGTTCATTCAACTTTGCCAAATTCTGTCGACCCACTTTTTCTGATCATGTTTCCTCTGTACCCATTTCAATGAATCATGAAAAAACCTTACAAACAAAAACCATTGTAGATGATTTTCAACATCTTGATGTTAATGATGATGTTAAGAATGATGTTGAAAATGATGTTGGTGTTGGTGTTTTTGATGATGTTGAGGATGATTTGTGGTTGAAGATTCAAGAAGAAGCAAGGTTAGATTTAGATAAAGAACTAATTTTATCTAGCTATTATTTCAGCTCAATTTTATCTCACAAATCATTAGAAAGTGCTTTATGTAATCAACTTTCAATTCATTTGAGTAATTTGAGTCTTTCTAGCACAACCCTTTTTGAACTTTTCATGAGTATTTTGAATAATGATGAAGATATTATAAGTGCTGTGAAAGATGATTTGAAAGCAGTGAAAGAAAGAGACCCTGCTTGTATAAGCTATGCTCATTGTTTATTGAATTTCAAAGGCTTTTTAGCTATTCAAGCTCATAGGGTAGCTCATAAATTATGGTTACAAGGAAGAAAAGTTTTAGCACTTTTGATTCAAAATAGAGTATCTGAAGTTTTTGCTGTTGATATTCATCCTGGTGCTATGATTGGTAGAGGGATTTTGTTGGATCATGCAACAGGAGTTGTTGTTGGTGAAACTGCTGTTATTGGTAATAATGTTGCAATTTTGCATAATGTTACATTAGGTGGAACAGGTAAAAATTGTGGTGATAGACATCCAAAGATTGGTGATGGTGTTTTGATTGGTGCAGGAACATGTATTTTAGGGAATATTAAGATTGGTGATGGTGCTAAAATTGGTGCTGGTTCTGTTGTTTTGAAAGATGTTCCACCAAGAACTACTGCTGTTGGTAATCCAGCTAAGTTGATTGGTGGAAAAGATAATCCTATCATGTTGGATAAGGCTCCTAGCTTTACTATGGACCATACTTCGTGGTCCGATTATGTTATCTAG